The stretch of DNA CCTCGGCCCGCTCTACACCGCGCTCGGCACCCGCTTCCACAACCGGGGCGAGGGCCCCACCCGCGAGGCCGTCGTCGCCGCGCTCGACGAGGTGGGCCTGCCCGCCGACCTGATCGACTACGCCGACCAGGAGAACTTCGAGTTCGACGCCGAACTGCGCGCCTCGCACAAGGAGGGCATCGAGAAGGTCGGCCAGGACGTCGGCACCCCGGTCATCGCGGTCCCCGGCCCGGACGGCGAGCAGATCGCCTTCTTCGGACCGGTCGTCACCCCCACCCCCAAGGGCGAGCAGGCCGCCCGGCTCTGGGACGGCACCCTCGCGGTCGCCTCCGTCCCCGGCTTCTACGAGATCAAGCGCACCCGCACGGCGGGACCGGACTTCGGCAACCTGTGACCCGGCCGGTCAGCGGAAGCTCTCGGGGAGGCTGAAGCCCTTCTTCTGGGCCCAGCGCGGCTGGACCCACAGGCAGCGCCCCTTGGGGCCCTGGCTCTCGCACCGCCACCAGCCGTGGCCGTCCCGCACTCCGCGTGCCTCGTTGATGTGCCTCGCCTCGTCCGGGCCCACCTTGCCGAAGGGGTGCGGCTTCTTCTCGGGGCAGTCGGGGCAGTGGATGTAGTCCGGCATGCGCGCCTCCGGTCCGGTCGTCGGATCGCTGTACGATTCGCCGGAATTGAGATCGTAAGGGCGCGAGTGTCGCGCCGCGAGCCCGGAACCGGCCCCGCCGGGGCTCGGAACCGGTCCCGCTGGGGCTGTATCCGAACGTGGAACCCCCGCGAGACACGCTCTCGCGGGGGTTCCTTCTTTACGCCTGCCGGGTGAAGGGCGAAGGGTGAACAGGCGGTCACGAGGCCGGACGGTCCCGGACGGCGTTCCGGGATGCGTCAGCTCCCGGCGCGCCTGCGCTGCCGGATGTACCCGGCCGCCGCCAGGAACAGCGTCATGGCGCCCGTCGAGTACAGCTGCACCCGCGTGCCGGACTCCCCGGCCATCAGGGCGAAGACCGCCGCCATGCCGGCCAGGGCCACCCAGGTCAGCCACGGGAACGCCCACATCCGGACCACCAGCTTCTCCGGCGCCTCCTGCTCCAGCCTGCGGCGCAGCCGCAGTTGCGAGACGGCGATGAAGATCCAGACGACGAGGATCACCGCGCCGATCATGTTCAGCAGCCAGGGGAAGACGTCGTTGGGCCGCCAGTAGCTCAGCAGCACGCAGACGAAACCGAAGACGGAGCTGGCCAGCACCGCGATCCGCGGCACCCCGCCGGAGACCTTCGCCAGCGCCTTCGGGCCCTGACCGCGCTCGACCAGCGAGTACGCGATGCGCGAGGAGCCGTAGATGTTGGCGTTCATCGCGCTCAGCAGCGCGACCAGCACCACGACGCTCATCAGCTGACCGGCCCCCGGGATGCCGAGGTGGTCCAGCGCGGCGACGTACGGGCCCTTCGCGACGACCTCCTCGGAGTCCCAGGGGACGAGCGTGACGATCACCGCCATGGAGCCGACGTAGAACAGCGCGATCCGCCACATCGCCGTGCGCACGGCGCTCGCCACGCCGCGGATCGGGTTCTCCGACTCGGCCGCCGCGATGGTGACCGTCTCCAGGCCGCCGTAGGCGAAGACCGAGGCGAGCAGGCCGATGACCAGGCCGTGGCCACCGTGCGGCAGGAAGTCGGCGAGGTTCGAGGCACCCGGGGAGTCCGTGCCGGGCAGCACGCCCGCGACGGCCAGCACACCGAGGACCAGGAACAGGGCGATCGCGCCGACCTTCAGCGCGGCGAACCAGAACTCGAACTCGCCGAAGTTCTTCACCGCGGCCAGGTTCGTGCCGCAGAACACCACCATGAACAGCGCCACCCACACCCACTCCGGCGTGCCCGGCAGCCACCCGGTGACGATCTTCGCGGCGCCCATGCCCTCCAGGCCGACCGCGGTGCACAGCAGCACCCAGAACGACCAGCCCGCGGTGAACCCGGCCCATGGACCGAACGCCCGCTCGGCGTGCGCGGAGAACGAGCCCGACGACGGGTACGCGGCCGACATCTCGCCCAGCATCCGCATGACCAGCATCACGAGCGCGCCGGACAGGGCGTAGGCGACGACGATCGAGGGGCCGGCGGCGGCGATGCCCGCGCCGGAACCGACGAAGAGGCCGGCGCCGATCACACCGCCGAGGGCGATCATCGACAGGTGGCGCTGCTTGAGGCCGTGGGACAGGGAGACGTCGTCCGCCCGCGGGGGCGCCGACGGGGATCCCCCCTGCTCCGGCGAAGCCGAGAGCTTGGGGGAGGTGGTGTCGCTTGGCATGGGGGAGGCCCGTCCGGTGGGGGACAGATGCGAAAACCCCCACAGTCTGGGCGGCCGCTCCACCGCGACGGAGCGCCCGCTCACCATCCGGACGTGCTCTGTGCACAGAGTGAGACGGTGATTACCCGCGCGGGGTTGTCGCGGCCGGTGCGCGGCACGCGGCACCGCCCTTGATCCAGTCGCCGAGCCGTTTGGCGGGACCCTACAGTCGCCGTGCCCTCGGCCCGAGTGGCGGAAACCGCGCCACCTCAGTGACAGGCGTCACGTCCCGCAGGGTGTACGGCGTTTCCTTTGTGCGAAACCGACCAAGCGTCCGTTCCCCCCTTGTCGACCGCTGACGGTGATCGCCGCGCCGCCGCTGGGATAGCGTCGCGCTGTCCCGAACTGCCCTCACTCCGCGGAGTCCCCATGAGCACCGCTGCCGCCACCCCCGCCCGTACCGGGGTCGTCCTCGCCGACCTGCTGCCCGCGTCCCGTGTCCGGGACGTGGCCCTCGTGGTGGGCGGCGCCGCGCTCACCGGCCTCGCCGCCCAGATCTCGGTGCCCGTCCCGCACTCCCCGGTGCCGGTGACCGGTCAGACCTTCGCGGCGCTGCTCGTGGGCACCACGCTGGGTGCCGGCCGCGGTTTCCTCGCCCTCGCGCTGTACGTGCTCGCGGGCGCGGCGGGCGTGCCGTGGTTCGCGGGCGGTGCCTCGGGCGCGGGCTCCGTCTCCTTCGGCTACGTCCTCGGCATGCTGCTTGCCGCCACCGTCGTGGGCGCCCTGGCCCGCCGCGGCGGTGACCGCAACGTCTGGCGCACGGCCGGCACGATGGTGCTGGGCCAGGCGATCATCTACGCGGTCGGCGTGCCCTACCTGGCCCTGGCCACCGGCATGTCCACGTCCGCCGCGCTCGCCGCCGGCCTCACGCCGTTCGTGATCGGCGACGTCCTCAAGGCCGCCCTGGCGATGGGCCTGCTGCCCACCGCCTGGAAGCTGGCCGGGAAGTGACCGTCCGCTTCGCGATGCCGTAGTTCCCGCCGGTTCCTGCGAAAGCCCGCGAAAACCCGCGAAGGCCCGCCGGAATCCCGCGGATATCCCGCGGATATCCCGCGGAATCCTACGAAAGAGGCCCGCCGCGTCGCCCCTGCGACGTTCCCCGGCGGGCCTCTTCCGCGTTCCGGACCGTCAGACCTGCCTGCGCCTGCCGGGCCCCGCCGCGACCGTCGTCAGCCGGCCGCGACCTTGTCCGTCTCCTCGGCGGCCGGGGCCGCGACCGCCGTGCGGCCGCTCCCGAGCCTCTGCTTGACGAAGGAGATCACCAGCACGATCGCCGCGACCAGCAGCGACAGCAGCACGGTCTCGCGGCCGTCGTGCTCGGTGTCGGTCAGCATGTAGCCGAAGACGAAGACGATCAGCCCGGCCGCCGCCCACGTCAGATACGGGTACAGCCACATCTTCACGACCAGCTTCTCCGGCGCCTCCCGCTGGATGATCTTCCGCATCCGCAGCTGCGAGAAGCAGATCACCAGCCAGACGAACAGGGCGACCGCGCCGGAGGAGTTGACGAGGAAGAGGAACACGGAGTCCGGGAACCTGTAGTTGAAGAACACGGCCACGAAGCCGAACACGACCGACGAGACGATCGCGGCCATCGGCACACCGCGGCGGGTGGTCCGTGCGAACGCCTTCGGCGCGTCCCCGCGCTCGCCGAGCGAGAAGGCCATCCGGGAGGCGGTGTAGAGGCCGGAGTTGAGGCAGGAAAGCACCGACGTCAGCACGATGAAGTTCATGATCTGACCGGCGTGCGGGATGCCGAGGGAGTCGAGGGCGGCCACGTAGGAGCCCTTCTCGGTGATCGCCTTGTCGTTCCAGGGGAGCAGGGCGACCACGACGAAGACGGAACCGAGGTAGAAGACGCCGATGCGCCAGATGATGCTGTTGGTCGACTTGGTGACGGCGCGCTGCGGGTCCTCCGACTCGCCCGCCGCGAGGGTGGCGATCTCGCTGCCCATGAAGGAGAAGACGACGAGCAGTACACCGGTCATGATGGCGCCGGGCCCGTTCGGCAGGAACCCGCCGTGGTCGGTGAGGTTGCCGAGCCCCGCCTTGTCGCTGTGCACGCCGGGCAGTACGCCGAAGACGGCCAGCCCGCCGACGACGACGAACGCGGCGATCGCCACGACCTTGATCCCGGCGAACCAGAACTCGAACTCTCCGTAGGAGCCGACGGAGACGAGGTTGGTGGCGGTCAGCACCACCATGACGATGAGGGCCCAGCCCCACTGGGGCACGGCCGGCACCCAGCCGGAGAGGATCTTGGCGCCCGCCGTCGCCTCCACGGCCAGCACGACGACCCAGAAGAACCAGTACAGCCAGCCGATGGAGAACCCGGCCCAGCCGCCGAGCGCCCGGTCGGCGTGCGCGGAGAAGGAACCGGAGGTGGGGTTGGCGGCGGACATCTCGCCGAGCATGCGCATCACGAGGACGACGAGAGTGCCCACGAGTGCGTAGGAGAGGAGGATGCCCGGTCCGGCGGTGGCGATGGCCGAGCTGGAACCGACGAAGAGACCGGCGCCGATGACACCGCCGATGGCGATCATCGACAGATGGCGGTTCTTGAGCCCGGCCTGGAGCCCCGAACCGGGGCCCTCGGGGTTCGTATGGCCGCTTCCGGTCTCCGAAAGGGTCGGCTGCGAAGTCATGGGGGGAATTCCTTTGCTCGGGTGGAGCACTGCCCCGTACGAGCGGTGTACGGGATGCTCCAGTGAAACGGAGGCATTGGAATCCGTGAACCTTCGAAATGTAATTGTTACTTGAGGTTTCTTTGAGCTTTGAAAGATTAGCCACATTTTTCTTGTGGATGTGATAATGCACGTGACCCGGCGCTGCCGCCCGCATTCCGCCATGTCACACTCGGACCATGCGCGTGTATCTCGGCTCCGACCATGCGGGCTTCGAACTCAAGAACCACCTCGTCGAGTGGCTCAAGGCGGCGGGCCACGAGCCCGTCGACTGCGGACCGCACATCTACGACGCCCAGGACGACTACCCGCCCTTCTGCCTGCGCGCCGCGGAGCGCACGGCCGCGGACCCCGACTCCCTCGGCATCGTGATCGGCGGCTCCGGCAACGGCGAGCAGATCGCGGCGAACAAGGTCAAGGGCGTGCGCGCGGCCCTCGCCTGGAGTGAGGAGACGGCCTCCCTCGGCCGCCAGCACAACAACGCGAACGTCGTCGCGGTGGGCGCGCGCATGCACACCACGGAGGAGGCGACGAAGTTCGTCGAGACCTTCCTCGGCACGCCCTTCTCCGGTGACGAGCGCCACATCCGCCGCATCGACATGCTCACGGCCTACGAATCGACGGGCGACCTCCCCCCGATCCCGGCCCACCACCCCCAGCAGTAACCGACGCACTACCCCACGGCACGGCGCCCTGAGGGGAGCCGTGCCGCCACCTTGCGGGCCGGCTCAGCCCTCGGCAGGTGCGGAGAGGCGGGAGTCCCCGCTGGAGATCCCGGCCGAGTTCTGCCAGGGGCGCAGGGGACGGAGTCCCCGCGGGGGTCCGGGGCGCAGCCCCCAGGCTCGGCACCCCTTCACCCACCGAGACCGGCGAGTGGGTGGGAAACGGGGTCCGGGGCGAAGCCCCAGGGCCGGTGCCCCCTCCACCCGCCGAGTCGGGCGGGCGGGGGGAAAAGAACCGCAAGAAGGGACACCCCGTGCCAGAGGGGCACACCATCCACCGCCTCGCACAGGACTACGCCGCCCACTTCTCAGGCCGGCAGGCCCACGTCACCAGCCCCCAGGGCAAGTTCTCCACCTCCGCCACCCTCCTCACCGGAGCGGAGCTCACCCGCACGGAAGCCCACGGCAAACACCTCTTCCTCCGCTTCCGCGACAGCGACTGGATCCACATCCACCTCGGCCTCTTCGGCAAGGTCACCTTCGGCGGCGCCCCCGCACCCCCGCCCACGGACACCGTCCGCCTCCGCCTCGCCAACGCCACCTCGTACGTCGACCTGCGCGGCCCCACCACCTGCGCTCTGATCACCGACGCCGAGAAACAGGCCGTGCACGACCGCCTCGGCCCCGACCCCCTGCGCCCCGACGCCGACCCGGACCAGGCCTACGCCCGCATACGCCGCAGCCGTACGACCATCGCCGCCCTGCTGATGGACCAGAAGGTCGTCGCCGGCGTCGGCAACGTCTACCGCGCCGAGGTCCTCTTCCGGCACCGCGTCGACCCCTACCGCCCCGGCAGGGACCTCACTCCGGCCGAGTGGGACGCCATCTGGGCCGACCTCGTCGCCCTCATGCGCGAGGGCGTCCGCACCAACCGCATCGACACCGTCCGCCCCGAGCACACCCCCGAGGCCATGGGCCGCCCGCCCCGCGTCGACGACCACGGCGGCGAGGTCTACGTCTACCGCCGTACCGCCCTGCCCTGCCACATCTGCGGCACGGACATCCGCACCGCCGGCCTCGCCGCCCGCAACCTCTTCTGGTGCCCCGCCTGCCAGCAGCCCGCGAAGGCGGGATGAGACGCCCGTCTCAGAATCCGTGCGGCAGCCACGGCGCCACCGCCGAGCCGAACGCCACCGACGTCCGGGACAGCGCCCCCCGCCGCAGCTCCCGTACCCGCCCGGCCGCCGCCAGCCCGGACAGCGGCACGCCGCCGAGGTACGCCGCCCCCAACTCCCTTACGGACAAGGAGAGTTCGGCCGCGCCCGAGGTCCGCTCGCAGGACGCCCCCTTCGCGTCTCCGGTCAGCCGCCACCGCCCGGCGTTCCAGGGGCAGAAGTCGTCCGCCACCTCCAACACCACGTCCACCGGCGTCTGGTAGGTCCGCGCGGCGAGCGCGGCGCCCACGTCCACGAGCCGTACGTACAGCACGTCCCGCACCTGCGGCCGGCACCGCCGGATGTCGGACACCAGGTACTGCCAGGGGTCGTCGGCCGGCCGCTCCCGCACGATCAGCGTCGAGGTCAGGTCGATGCCGAACAGGAAGCGCCACAGAGCCGCGTCGCTCTCCGGGTCCAGCGCGTCCAGGTCGTTCAGGAGCACCGTGCCCTCGTGCCCGCCGACGCCCCAGCCGGGCTTGACGCGGTAGCGGGCGTACCCCGTGACCTCGCCCGCCCGCTCGGCGACCACGCACTGCAGCGGCGAGGCGCCGGCCCGTGCGCTCTCCGGGTCGATCAGCGCCAGCCGCCCCCAGCCGGGCTGCCGGGCCGGCATCCCGGGCCGACGGGGCACCAGCCGCGCGTACACCGCCTCGCAGTCGTCCAGCACGTCGGCGGGCGCCGCGTACCGCAGGCGTACGTCGTCCGTGCCGGCCGGGACCGTCAGACCGGCCCGGTCGGTGTCGATCTCGGCGCTGAGCTGGAAGGTCGCCGCGCCGTACCCGAAGCGGCCGTAGATCGCCGGCTCGGAGGCGGTCAGTACCGCCAGCGGCTCGCCCCAGGCGCGCACGTCGTCCAGCTGCCGACGCATCATCGACGTCAGCACGCCGCGCCGCCGGTGCGTGGCGGCCACGCTCACCATCGTGATGCCGGCCGCCGGCAGCGAGTCGCCGCCCGGCACGGTGATCCGGAAGCGGAACGCCCCCGCCGTGCCCACACACATGTCCCCGTCCCAGACACCCAGGGAACGGTCCGGCTCGGTGAGGGACTTCCAGGCCTCCCGCTCCTCGGCCGGCTCCGGGACCCCTCCGAAGGCGCGGATCAGGTTGTCGTACCAGCGGTCCCACTCGTCCCGCCGCAGCACCCTCGGATCGGTCGCACGCTCAGTCGCCATGCGCCATGCCTACCAGCGCGCCACGGACCGGGCGAACGAATTTCGCACAGGTGGCAGCGAGACGGCCGCCGGTGAAGTTCACTGTGAATCCGAGCCTCGGACGGGGGACAAGTGGGACCTCCCGTGCCAAGCGTCAGGTCCGATGGATAGGGTCCCCAACTAATGGCAGCAGGACGACAGCGGCGCGCGGAAGCCGAGACGTTCACGGCCCGGTTGAAGATGCAGTGGCACCGGGCCCGCGTCGGCGTGCGCAGAGCCGCCGTCGACTACTTCCGCGGGGACGGCTCGGACTGGATCGCGCTCGGCGGTCTGCTGCTGACCATCCCGCTGATCCTGCTGCTGACGCTCGCCAACTCGGTGTGGTTCTCCCCGGTCGCGCTGGTGCTGCCCATCGTCGCCGGCGGGCTGCTGCTGCGCCCGGCGAGCCTGCTCGGCCTGTACGCCGCCGCGGCCACGGCGCTGATCGTGGAGTCGGTGCGGCTCGGGCCGTACACCGAGGGCCCGTCCCGGGTGACCCCGGGCGTGGTGCTCGTGGTCGCCGCCTGCGGCTTCTTCGGGCTGATCATCGCCCAGTTCCGCAGCCGGGTCGGCGTGCCCTGGCGGCGCGGCGGCACCATGCTGTTCGACCTGCGCGAACGCATCCGCGTCCAGAGCAAGCTGCCGCACCTGCCCGGAAGCTGGCATCACGAGATGGCGCTGCGCCCGGCCGGCGGCCAGTCCTTCTCCGGCGACTTCGTGGTCGCCGCCCGTACGAACGGCGGCCGCACCCTGGAGGTCGTGCTCACGGACGTCTCCGGCAAGGGCATGGACGCGGGCTCGCGGGCGCTGCTGCTGTCGGGCGCGTTCGGCGGTCTGCTCGGCAGCCTGCCCCCGCACGCGTTCCTGCCCGCCGCCAATGGCTACCTGCTGCGCCAGGACTGGGACGAGGGCTTCGCGACCTCCATCCATCTGGTGCTGGACCTGGACTCCGGCGACTACGAGCTGTACTCCGCGGGGCACCCGCCGGGCCTCCAGCTCAGCGCGGGCAGCGGCCGCTGGGAGGAGAAGGCCGCCGAGGGCCCGCTCCTCGGCGTGTACGACGGCGCCCAGTTCGACCCGGTCAAGGGCTCCCTGCGCGCCGGAGACGTCCTGATGCTGTTCACCGACGGCCTGGTGGAGACGTCCGACCGCGACATCGTCGAGGGCATCGACCGCCTCACCGGCGAGGCCGACCGCTATGTCGCCGGCGGCTTCCACGGCGCCGCCTGGCACCTGATCGAGGCAGTGGCGAAGGACGTCAACGACGACCGCGCCCTGCTCCTGATCTGCCGCGAGGGCCCCACGGCCCTGGCGGCACGCTGACACACTGGGCAGGTGACCGACACGCCCCGCACCCCGCGCACCATGTCCCCGGCCGAGGTCGAGACCCTCGCCAGGGCCGCTCACCAGGGGCAGACCGACAAGGCGGGCCGGCCCTACGCCGAGCACCTGCGGGCCGTCGCCGAGGGCGTACGGGTCCGGGGCGGCGACGGCGAGCAGATCGCGGCGGCCTGGCTGCACGACTCCGTGGAGGACGGCGCCCTGACCGAAGAGTGGCTGCGCGAGGCCGCGCTGAGCCGCCGTACGAAGGACATCGTGCTGGCGGTCACCAAGCGGGCAGGCGAGGACCCGGAGGCCTACGCGCGGCGGATCCTCGCCACGCCCGGCGCGCTGCTGGTGAAGGAGGCGGACCTGGCGCACAACGCCGACCCGGTCCGCCTCGCGGTCCTCGACGAGGCCACCCGCACCCGGCTGACCGGGAAGTACGCACGGATGCGCGCACTTCTCGGGCTCCCGCACGGCCCTCTCAGGCGCTGACCGAGCCGGCCTTCTCCCACTGCGGCCACTGTGCCTCCCGGCGCTCGCGGGCCTGCTCGCCCGCGTCCTGCCGGAAGGCCCACTTCATCTCGGGCTCCATGACGCAGCGGAAGACCCGCCGGACGGGGCGCGTGCACAGCAGGGTGATGACCGTCGCCGCCACGACGGTGACGAGGATCTCGCCGAGCGGACGGTGCAGCCAGGCGTGGTCGAACCAGCCCTGGAAGCCGGCGCCCTTGATGACGAAGCCGTGCAGCAGGTAGCCGTACAGCGTGCCCGCGCCGAGCGCCGTGCACCACATCCGCCGGCCCGGCACCCAGGCGAAGAAGCAGGCGGTCAGCACCAGCGAGCAGCCGAACAGCGCCAGCGTCATCACCGGGCCGGCCCACCAGGGCGCGCCCAGATCCTGCGCGGCGTCACGGTGGTAGAACCAGGAGGAGTTCATCCGGGGCGCCGCCCACCAGGCGGTGACCAGCGCCGCCGCGAACACCGGTACCGCCGCGATCCGCACCGAACGGCGGCGCACCAGCCGGAAGTGCTCGGCCTTCATCGACAGCCCCAGCACGAAGAACGGCAGGAACTGCAGCACCCGCTGAAGGTCCAGGTCGTCGCCGATGGACGAGCCGGCCGACGCCAGCATGGCGATGACGAGCGCGAGCGGAAGCGGCCGGCGGACCAGTTTCCAGAGGGGGGCGGTCAGCCGCCAGATGAACAGGGCGCACAGGAACCAGGTCAGGTACCAGGGGTCGAGGAGGCTGATGTCCTGTTCGGGGCTGTGGCCGGCGTAGCGCTTGAAGAGGGAGAGGGCGGTCTCGAAGACGACGTACGGAACCGCGACACCGGTGATCAGCCGCTTGAGTCGGTCGGGCCGGGCGTCGAAACTGCGCGAGAAGTAGCCGGAGATGACGATGAAGGCCGGCATGTGGAAGGCATACACGAACATGTACAGGCTTCGCAGGACGCGGCTGTCGTCCATGAGCGGCGCCCAGGAGTGACCCGCTGCCACCAGCACGATCGCCAGGTATTTGGCGTTGTCGAAGAACGCGTCGCGCTGTTTGGCCGGTCCTCCGTCCGACTCGCCCGGTCGGCGCGGACTCGGTACCGCGGGGGCCGGCGACTGTGCCGGGGGGAGCGGCGTTCTGTTCTGACCGGGGGACGAGGCAGCGTGGAACATCTGAGGCACCCTAGTGTTGTCCGCGGGTTTCCGTGAAAGCGCCGACGGCATACGCCGGTTATTCGCTGCGGGTACCCCCTAATTGACGAAGTCGGCATGCCGTCACGGGTGATGGTCGACACATCTCATGTGCCCATCGTGTGGGCACTCGCACCCCCAATGTCCGGACTCATCCCGATGAGTTGGTGCAGGAGTTCACGTTCTGGGCGACGATTCGAATTCCTTGCGAACATCATGTGCAGGCGTGTAAAAGGTCTCGCTGAATTCCCTGCGGAGGCGGTGCGCCGAACGGCGCCGAATTGCCTTGTGGGTCACGGTCGGAGAAGCGTCCCGCCCCAAGGGGTGCGATCCCGGGAGCGGACGGTTTGGCCGATGATGTGTCAGCCGCCGCATGGGGGAGCCGGGTTGGTGGCACGATGGTTCCAGCGGGGTGCGCGGGGCTGGGCGTCCGCGGGCCGGGAGAGCGACCGACCGAGGGTGTGATCAGTTGTGGCCATTTCACTGTCAGTGGTGCTGATGTTGGCGATCATCCTGGTGGTGCTGCTCCGAGGGGGCTCCATCAAGGCGGGCCCGGCCATCGTCGCCATACTCTTCGGCTTCTTCCTCGCCTCCACCGGAATGGCGCCGTCGATCAGCCGCTTCCTGAACTCGATAGCGCACACGATCAACTCGATCAGCTTCTGACGGGCAGGTGACGTGCCGCTGACCCGGCGGGACGGGGCGCGAGCCGTCCGCGCCCGCGGAGACGATCAGGGCCAGGTCGGAGGAAACATCCTCCGACCTGGCCCTGAGCCGTACAGAGCGGGCGACGGGAATCGAACCCGCGTAGCCAGTTTGGAAGACTGGGGCTCTACCATTGAGCTACGCCCGCACACAAGGCGCCGCCGGTCTGCCGACCGCGGCACACAAGGCATCGTAGCGGGTCGTGCGCCGTGGACGCACACTCCGTTCCCGTGAGGTGCCCGCGAGCCACTGCCGCACCGCGTTCGCGCCCGGCGCGTTCCCGGCGGTCGTGGAATGCGGCGTCCGCACTGCCTGCGGGCATGTACCCTACCTGTCGCACCAGACGGGGTGTGGCGCAGCTTGGTAGCGCGTCCGCTTTGGGAGCGGAAGGCCGTGGGTTCAAATCCCGCCACCCCGACCATCCGCCGGCCGCCGGTCGGCGTCACCACGCGTGATCGCCTTTGGGGGCGCGGAGTGGCTGCGGTTACTATGCAAACTGCGCGCCCGTGTGTCCGGTCCTGCTGGGCCTGCGAACTCCTCCGGGCGGGGCGAAATCCGCCGGACCTGTCTGGCCCCGGCAGAATCCAAGCAGTCAGCCACAAGGAGACCGAACCGTGAAGAGCGCCGTGGAGACCCTGAACCCGACCCGGGTTCGGCTCACTGTCGAGGTGCCCTTCGAGGAGCTCAAGGACAGCCTCGACGCGGCGTACAAGAAGATCAACCAGCAGGTCACGGTGAAGGGCTTCCGCAAGGGCAAGATCCCGGCCCGCGTCATCGACCAGCGGTTCGGCCGCGGTGCGGTTCTGGAGGAGGCCGTCAACGACGCGCTGCCGAAGTTCTACACCGAGGCGGTCAACGAGGCGGAGCTGAACCCGCTGGGCCAGCCCGAGGTCGACATCACCGAGCTGAAGGACGGCGAGACGCTGAACTTCACCGCCGAGGTCGACATCCGCCCGGCCATCGAGATCCCGGACTACTCCGGCATCGAGGTCGAGGTCGAGGCCGTCGAGGTCAGCGACGAGGACGTCGACAAGGCCGTCGAGCAGCTGCGCGAGCGCTTCGCCTCGACGAGCCCGGTCGAGCGCGCCGCCGAGGACGGCGACGTGGTCACCA from Streptomyces sp. 6-11-2 encodes:
- a CDS encoding HD domain-containing protein, which gives rise to MSPAEVETLARAAHQGQTDKAGRPYAEHLRAVAEGVRVRGGDGEQIAAAWLHDSVEDGALTEEWLREAALSRRTKDIVLAVTKRAGEDPEAYARRILATPGALLVKEADLAHNADPVRLAVLDEATRTRLTGKYARMRALLGLPHGPLRR
- a CDS encoding acyltransferase family protein, with protein sequence MFHAASSPGQNRTPLPPAQSPAPAVPSPRRPGESDGGPAKQRDAFFDNAKYLAIVLVAAGHSWAPLMDDSRVLRSLYMFVYAFHMPAFIVISGYFSRSFDARPDRLKRLITGVAVPYVVFETALSLFKRYAGHSPEQDISLLDPWYLTWFLCALFIWRLTAPLWKLVRRPLPLALVIAMLASAGSSIGDDLDLQRVLQFLPFFVLGLSMKAEHFRLVRRRSVRIAAVPVFAAALVTAWWAAPRMNSSWFYHRDAAQDLGAPWWAGPVMTLALFGCSLVLTACFFAWVPGRRMWCTALGAGTLYGYLLHGFVIKGAGFQGWFDHAWLHRPLGEILVTVVAATVITLLCTRPVRRVFRCVMEPEMKWAFRQDAGEQARERREAQWPQWEKAGSVSA